A genomic stretch from Methylorubrum extorquens includes:
- the metY gene encoding Trans-sulfuration enzyme (O-acetylhomoserine aminocarboxypropyltransferase) (Evidence 2a : Function from experimental evidences in other organisms; PubMedId : 11566369, 12951250; Product type e : enzyme), which yields MSDQTPASVYAETLALHAGWRADPQTGSVAVPIHQTTSYQFRDTDHAESLFALKELGNIYTRVTNPTVDVLEQRLAALEGGAAALALASGQAASALSVQNLARAGDNIVSSTDLYGGTWNLFAHTLAEQGIEVRFVDPADPDNFSRATDGRTRAYYAETLPNPKLTVFPIAEVAAIGRPLGIPLIVDNTAAPLLARPLDHGAAIVVYSTTKYLGGHGIAIGGAIVDGGRFDWAAYPDRQPALNTPDPSYHGAVWTEAARPIGPVAYALRARVRLLRDLGPAVSPLNAFLTLQGIETLPLRIERHSRNAQAVADWLGRRPEIARVIHPSAQTGAARERADRILRGGYGGLVGFELAAGRAAGRRFIDALKLFYHVANIGDVRSLAIHPASTTHSQLTPAEQRATGVTDGYVRLSVGLEHIDDILADLDQALAAAGTLARAA from the coding sequence ATGTCGGACCAGACGCCCGCTTCAGTCTACGCCGAAACGCTCGCGCTCCATGCCGGTTGGCGCGCCGATCCTCAGACCGGATCGGTCGCAGTGCCGATCCACCAGACCACCTCCTACCAGTTCCGCGACACCGATCACGCGGAGAGCCTGTTCGCGCTCAAGGAACTCGGCAACATCTACACCCGGGTCACCAATCCCACCGTCGACGTGCTGGAGCAGCGCCTCGCCGCGCTGGAGGGCGGCGCGGCCGCGCTGGCTCTCGCCTCCGGTCAGGCGGCCTCCGCGCTGAGCGTCCAGAACCTCGCGCGGGCAGGTGACAACATCGTCTCCTCCACCGACCTCTACGGCGGCACATGGAACCTGTTCGCCCACACGCTGGCCGAGCAGGGCATCGAGGTCCGCTTTGTCGATCCCGCCGACCCGGACAATTTCTCCCGCGCGACCGATGGGCGGACGCGGGCCTACTACGCCGAGACCCTGCCGAACCCGAAGCTCACGGTCTTCCCCATCGCCGAGGTGGCGGCGATCGGCCGGCCGCTCGGCATCCCGCTCATCGTCGACAACACCGCGGCGCCCCTGTTGGCACGGCCTCTCGACCATGGCGCGGCAATCGTCGTCTATTCGACCACGAAGTATCTCGGCGGCCACGGCATCGCCATCGGCGGAGCCATCGTCGACGGCGGGCGCTTCGACTGGGCGGCCTATCCCGATCGCCAGCCCGCCCTGAACACGCCGGATCCGAGCTATCATGGCGCGGTCTGGACCGAGGCCGCGCGGCCGATCGGCCCGGTCGCCTATGCCTTGCGGGCACGGGTGCGGCTCCTGCGCGATCTCGGTCCCGCCGTCTCGCCGCTCAACGCCTTCCTGACGCTCCAGGGGATCGAGACGCTTCCCCTGCGGATCGAGCGCCACAGCCGCAATGCGCAAGCGGTCGCCGACTGGCTCGGGCGTCGGCCGGAGATCGCCCGCGTGATCCATCCCTCCGCTCAAACCGGCGCTGCGCGGGAGCGGGCCGACCGCATCCTGAGGGGAGGCTATGGCGGCCTCGTCGGGTTCGAGCTGGCGGCGGGCCGCGCCGCCGGGCGCCGCTTCATTGACGCGCTCAAGCTGTTCTACCACGTCGCCAATATCGGCGATGTGCGCAGCCTTGCGATCCACCCGGCCTCGACCACCCACTCGCAGCTGACGCCGGCCGAGCAGCGCGCCACCGGTGTCACCGACGGTTACGTGCGCCTCTCGGTTGGGCTGGAGCACATCGACGACATCCTGGCCGATCTCGATCAGGCGCTGGCCGCCGCCGGAACGCTGGCGCGGGCGGCCTGA
- a CDS encoding protein of unknown function (Evidence 5 : Unknown function), with protein sequence MAPMRAVVGLPNFAPRMYPDPIRLSRTVDPDASGILRPGPSIPDRRSGPVIATAREADPVSPVIRDAR encoded by the coding sequence ATGGCGCCGATGCGCGCCGTCGTCGGATTGCCAAACTTCGCGCCCAGGATGTACCCCGACCCCATTCGGCTGTCCCGCACCGTCGATCCCGATGCCTCTGGCATCTTACGTCCAGGGCCTTCGATCCCCGATCGTCGCAGCGGCCCGGTGATTGCAACGGCGCGCGAGGCCGATCCGGTCTCCCCCGTCATCCGTGACGCGCGGTGA
- a CDS encoding protein of unknown function; putative membrane protein (Evidence 5 : Unknown function) → MGVNAAPVVPVYSFSVWILAGFDPLLILIAVFLGWKADQFGKVFIAAIAALGVSVLFAWLVTRIGLPWPAPVAADLPTFFPVRTVSAFLWAAAGYGARRVFDRRH, encoded by the coding sequence GTGGGCGTGAACGCCGCCCCCGTCGTCCCGGTCTATTCGTTCTCGGTCTGGATCCTCGCCGGGTTCGACCCCCTCCTGATCCTGATCGCCGTGTTCCTCGGCTGGAAGGCGGATCAGTTCGGCAAGGTCTTCATCGCGGCCATCGCCGCTTTGGGGGTCTCGGTGCTGTTCGCGTGGCTCGTGACGCGGATCGGCCTGCCCTGGCCGGCCCCTGTCGCGGCCGACCTGCCGACGTTCTTTCCGGTGCGAACGGTCTCGGCGTTTCTCTGGGCGGCGGCCGGATATGGCGCGCGGCGGGTGTTCGACCGGCGTCATTGA
- a CDS encoding putative plasmid stabilization protein (Evidence 3 : Putative function from multiple computational evidences) produces the protein MKTILYTAAALKSLTKLPKPAQADILAKLERYAATGLGSTKSLVGRPGVRLRIGDYRAVFTETGDTISVFAIGDRRDIYT, from the coding sequence GTGAAGACTATTCTCTACACAGCCGCTGCCCTCAAAAGCCTCACCAAACTCCCCAAGCCCGCGCAGGCCGATATCCTGGCGAAGCTGGAACGCTACGCGGCAACCGGCTTGGGTTCGACGAAGTCCCTGGTTGGCCGGCCCGGTGTGCGGCTGCGGATCGGCGATTACCGCGCGGTCTTCACCGAGACTGGCGATACGATCTCGGTCTTTGCGATCGGTGACCGACGTGACATCTACACCTGA
- a CDS encoding 2OG-Fe(II) oxygenase superfamily protein (fragment), whose protein sequence is MGGPTGASSSISAPSGRRGRVNPASRHGPASQGPNQWPAALPGLRVGLLAWQEAVTDIGIRLLQAFALALGQETDVFAPIYAGAPNQHIKIIRYPGREATGDNQGVGAHKDSGFLTLLVQDGVGGLEVEDADGRWIAVAPVEGAFVVNVGELLELASNGYLRATIHRVVTPDAGRDRLSIAFFLGARHDATVPLLDLPAALAEQARGAASDPENPLFREVGRNYLKGRLRSHPDVAAAHYADLLIAEAQAA, encoded by the coding sequence GTGGGCGGGCCGACTGGCGCGAGCAGTTCGATATCAGCGCCGAGCGGGCGGCGCGGCCGCGTGAACCCGGCCTCCCGGCATGGACCCGCCTCCCAGGGGCCGAACCAGTGGCCGGCCGCCCTGCCGGGGCTCCGGGTCGGGCTCCTGGCCTGGCAGGAGGCGGTCACAGATATCGGCATCCGCCTGCTGCAGGCCTTCGCCCTGGCGCTTGGGCAGGAGACCGACGTCTTCGCGCCGATCTACGCCGGCGCACCCAACCAGCACATCAAGATCATCCGCTATCCCGGCCGCGAGGCCACCGGCGACAACCAGGGCGTCGGCGCCCACAAGGACAGCGGCTTTCTCACCCTCTTGGTGCAGGACGGCGTAGGCGGCCTGGAGGTCGAGGATGCCGACGGCCGCTGGATCGCGGTCGCACCGGTCGAGGGGGCCTTCGTGGTCAATGTCGGCGAACTGCTGGAACTCGCCTCGAACGGCTACCTGCGGGCCACAATCCACCGGGTGGTGACGCCGGATGCAGGCCGGGACCGGCTCTCCATCGCCTTCTTCCTCGGCGCGCGACACGACGCCACCGTCCCGCTGCTCGATCTGCCCGCCGCGCTGGCGGAGCAGGCACGGGGCGCGGCGAGCGACCCGGAGAACCCGCTCTTCCGCGAGGTCGGCCGCAATTACCTCAAGGGTCGACTGCGCTCGCATCCCGACGTGGCGGCAGCCCACTATGCCGACCTGCTCATCGCCGAGGCGCAGGCCGCATGA
- a CDS encoding conserved protein of unknown function (Evidence 4 : Unknown function but conserved in other organisms), with translation MPHSIARERFIHHNDVIVTIMTRLASTGRTHAGRPARIVLSTLVGLLSLLVVIGLPTDGSALGGIPQAHGVVTFEQRPDTDPLASVRIGHAVLDLDEVAKLGRVSAVLPGLDRVRASSRPRPLSDRNPAAAERGQPERPPWA, from the coding sequence ATGCCGCACTCGATTGCGCGGGAACGTTTCATCCACCACAATGATGTCATCGTGACCATCATGACTCGCCTTGCATCGACGGGCCGTACCCATGCCGGCCGACCGGCCCGCATCGTTCTGTCCACGCTGGTCGGGCTGCTGAGCCTGCTCGTCGTCATCGGACTGCCGACCGACGGCTCTGCCCTCGGCGGGATCCCGCAGGCACATGGCGTGGTGACGTTCGAGCAACGCCCCGACACGGACCCGCTCGCCAGCGTGCGGATCGGCCACGCCGTGCTCGATCTCGACGAGGTCGCGAAACTCGGGCGCGTGAGCGCGGTCCTTCCGGGTCTCGACCGCGTGCGGGCGTCGTCCCGTCCCCGTCCCCTCTCGGATCGGAACCCCGCTGCCGCCGAACGCGGTCAGCCCGAGCGTCCGCCCTGGGCCTGA
- a CDS encoding conserved protein of unknown function (Evidence 4 : Unknown function but conserved in other organisms), with translation MKAGIVPTVSAAALTAAKASDASEDDIDRCDEHPSSRPRMPRAAADSLTPSQFGKRGKSEGPLGGGRSGAVAAQVTSSKIRPQRRRKSPKTNKQRKQLPLTSIWIG, from the coding sequence TTGAAAGCCGGGATCGTTCCTACGGTCTCGGCTGCTGCCCTCACCGCGGCCAAGGCGTCGGATGCCAGCGAAGACGACATCGACCGTTGCGATGAGCATCCATCATCACGTCCGCGGATGCCTAGAGCCGCAGCCGACAGCCTGACCCCTTCCCAATTCGGAAAGCGCGGCAAGAGCGAAGGCCCGCTCGGAGGCGGCCGTTCGGGCGCGGTGGCAGCCCAGGTGACAAGTAGCAAAATTCGCCCGCAACGACGAAGAAAATCACCCAAAACCAATAAACAAAGAAAACAACTTCCGTTGACTTCAATATGGATCGGCTGA
- a CDS encoding conserved protein of unknown function (Evidence 4 : Unknown function but conserved in other organisms) produces MKPQIIRTETGEELVVLTRREYDALLATIDGEATEDRDAARITDAYLIEEAAGQPAAIPHWFVKLVVEHGSPVAAARAHGGGTQADLSKATGIPQDAIIRFERAEADPDDGQRQRIASCTGVAPDWLG; encoded by the coding sequence ATGAAGCCGCAAATCATCAGAACGGAAACGGGCGAGGAACTCGTCGTGCTGACGCGACGAGAGTACGACGCCCTTCTCGCCACCATCGACGGCGAAGCGACCGAGGATCGCGACGCGGCACGGATCACGGACGCGTACCTGATTGAGGAAGCAGCGGGGCAACCTGCTGCGATACCGCACTGGTTCGTGAAGCTCGTGGTCGAACACGGTTCGCCGGTCGCGGCTGCCCGCGCTCACGGCGGCGGCACGCAGGCCGACCTCTCGAAAGCCACCGGCATCCCGCAAGACGCCATCATCCGGTTCGAGCGAGCGGAAGCCGATCCGGACGACGGGCAACGGCAGCGCATCGCATCCTGCACGGGTGTCGCGCCGGATTGGCTCGGCTGA
- a CDS encoding RND efflux transporter, MFP subunit (Evidence 2b : Function from indirect experimental evidences (e.g. phenotypes); Product type m : membrane component), whose product MTPSPQSPGSNPGLAKAGSRRSRWSLPASLLVGAVLVAVSACNEQKAAAPVPLPPPEVSVVSVRPQPIPYVRDLPGRVAPMRIAEVRSRVSGLVIRRLFEQGSHVNEGDVLYKIDPAPYQVDLASAEATLANREAALVLANQQADRLETLLARNTASQAQYDTAFAAKKQAEAEVAGAKAARDRARLNLSWTDVRAPISGRIGRALLTEGTLIESGITGVLATIQQLDPIYVDITQSVGELNKLRRDIASGELAKLAADTANVHLIMDDGTLYGSAGRLLFSDVTADPSTGQVTLRVQFPNPHNELFPGMYVRARIKQGIDSDAIAVPQQAIQRTSDGKPEVWVVKPDGKVMLQPVEVGPVVGGNWLIREGLEGGEKVVVEGFQKISAGIQVKTVPWKTETAADEGKPIDTDSHDTDGKETNEKSSSAAEPAAQPVAQFAD is encoded by the coding sequence GTGACGCCGTCTCCCCAGTCGCCCGGCAGCAATCCCGGCCTTGCCAAGGCCGGAAGCCGCCGCTCCCGCTGGTCCCTGCCGGCCTCTCTTCTCGTCGGTGCCGTCCTCGTCGCCGTCTCGGCCTGCAACGAGCAGAAGGCGGCCGCGCCCGTGCCGCTGCCGCCGCCCGAGGTCAGCGTCGTCAGCGTCCGTCCGCAACCGATCCCCTACGTCCGTGACCTGCCCGGCCGCGTCGCGCCGATGCGCATCGCCGAGGTGCGCTCGCGGGTCTCGGGTCTGGTGATCCGGCGCCTGTTCGAGCAGGGCAGCCACGTCAACGAGGGCGACGTCCTCTACAAGATCGACCCGGCCCCCTATCAGGTCGACCTCGCCAGCGCCGAGGCGACTTTGGCCAACCGCGAGGCCGCCCTGGTGCTGGCCAACCAGCAGGCCGACCGCCTCGAGACCCTGCTCGCCCGCAACACCGCGAGCCAGGCGCAGTACGACACGGCGTTTGCCGCCAAGAAGCAGGCCGAGGCCGAAGTCGCCGGCGCCAAGGCGGCCCGCGACCGGGCCCGGCTCAACCTGTCCTGGACCGACGTGCGCGCGCCGATCTCCGGCCGCATCGGCCGGGCGCTGCTCACCGAGGGTACGCTGATCGAGTCCGGCATCACCGGCGTGCTCGCCACGATCCAGCAGCTCGATCCGATCTACGTCGACATCACCCAGTCGGTGGGCGAGCTGAACAAGCTGCGCCGCGACATCGCCTCGGGCGAACTCGCCAAGCTCGCCGCCGACACCGCCAACGTCCACCTCATCATGGACGACGGCACGCTCTACGGCTCGGCCGGGCGCCTGCTGTTCTCCGACGTCACCGCCGACCCGAGCACGGGCCAGGTGACGCTGCGGGTGCAGTTCCCCAACCCGCACAACGAGCTGTTTCCCGGCATGTATGTCCGCGCCCGGATCAAGCAGGGCATCGACTCGGACGCCATCGCCGTGCCGCAGCAGGCGATCCAGCGCACCAGTGACGGCAAGCCCGAGGTCTGGGTGGTCAAGCCCGACGGCAAGGTCATGCTCCAGCCGGTCGAGGTCGGCCCCGTGGTCGGCGGCAACTGGCTGATCCGCGAGGGCCTGGAGGGCGGCGAGAAGGTCGTCGTCGAAGGCTTCCAGAAGATCTCCGCGGGCATCCAGGTGAAGACCGTCCCGTGGAAGACGGAGACCGCTGCCGACGAGGGCAAGCCGATCGACACCGACAGTCACGACACCGACGGCAAGGAGACGAACGAGAAGAGTTCGTCCGCGGCCGAGCCGGCCGCCCAGCCCGTCGCCCAGTTCGCCGACTGA
- a CDS encoding RND efflux transporter, HAE1 family, translocase subunit (Evidence 2b : Function from indirect experimental evidences (e.g. phenotypes); Product type t : transporter): MARFFIDRPVFAWVVALFILLGGALSIPQLPIAQYPIIAPPAIALSTSYPGASVENLYTGTTRLIEDELNGAANILSFESASDSFGVVEITASFQPGTDPGYAGVEVQNRLKRVEARLPAEVRQQGILVEEASAATLNIITLVSTDGKTDEVGLGDFLIRNVINEIRRIPGVGRATLYSTERALRIWIDPDKLRGLSLNAADVTKAIGRQNVQIASGAVGAQPSPERHAVNFPIIVKGQMTEPEAFGAIVLRANPDGSNVRLRDVARIELGGDDYKFTTRLNGGPAAGISVTLAPDGNAIETAKAIRAKMVELSQFFPDTVKWDIPYDITPAVDASIEKVLHTLVEAVVLVFIVMFVFLQNIRYTLIPTIVVPIALFGTCTVMLLAGFSVNVLTMFGMVLAIGILVDDAIVVVENVERIMNEEGLPPKEATRKAMSQITGAIIGITLVLIAVFIPMAFFPGSVGIIYRQFSIAMVTSIAFSALLALSLTPALCATMLKPIEKGHGHAKGGVFGWFNRFVDRETARYGRGVAWFIRKSGRVMLIYLVLVAGVAYAFMRLPEGFLPLEDQGFFTVDIQTPPGSSFNRTEAAVKKVEDYLLAQPGVATVTVINGFSFSGQGQMTSQAFVTLKPWSERDAANSAAKLVEGTNKALGGYKDAVIQALEPPPIDNLGNASGFSFRLQDRAQKGYSALMAAQEQLLSLARKSPVLTKVYVEGLPPAPEAELIIDREKAAALGVDFEDINNTIQVNLGSVYVNDFPNRGKMQRVIVQSEDLQRLHAADLLNYSVKNAQGTMVPMSSFADLKWGVGPAQIIGFNGYQSVRITGDPAPGYTSGDTIKEMERLMTFLPKGFGYAWTGQSLQEKEAGSQASLLLALSVLIVFLCLAALYESWSIPISVLLVIPLGVIGSVAAVYLRGMPNDVYFKIGLITIIGLSAKNAILIVEFARDLWKPGTNIVQATIQAATLRFRPIVMTSLAFIFGVVPLAIATGASSKSQQAIGTGVMGGMISATVLAVFFVPVFFVVVMRLFKRKEVAAGENAEQVPAPAHHGHSVPAE; this comes from the coding sequence ATGGCTCGCTTCTTCATCGACCGGCCGGTCTTCGCCTGGGTCGTCGCCCTCTTCATTCTGCTGGGCGGCGCGCTCTCGATCCCGCAACTGCCGATCGCCCAGTACCCGATCATCGCGCCCCCCGCGATCGCGCTCTCGACCTCGTATCCCGGCGCCTCGGTGGAGAATCTCTACACCGGCACGACGCGCCTCATCGAGGACGAGCTCAACGGTGCGGCCAACATCCTGAGCTTCGAATCGGCCTCCGACTCGTTCGGCGTGGTCGAGATCACCGCGAGCTTCCAGCCCGGCACCGATCCCGGCTACGCCGGCGTCGAGGTGCAGAACCGCTTGAAGCGCGTCGAGGCGCGCCTGCCAGCCGAGGTGCGCCAGCAGGGCATCCTCGTGGAGGAGGCCTCGGCTGCGACGCTGAACATCATCACGCTCGTCTCCACCGACGGGAAGACCGACGAGGTGGGGCTGGGCGACTTCCTGATCCGCAACGTCATCAACGAGATCCGCCGCATCCCCGGCGTCGGCCGCGCGACCCTCTACTCGACCGAGCGGGCGCTGCGGATCTGGATTGACCCGGACAAGCTGCGCGGCCTCTCGCTGAACGCCGCCGACGTGACCAAGGCGATCGGCCGGCAGAACGTGCAGATCGCCTCCGGTGCCGTCGGCGCGCAGCCGTCGCCTGAGCGCCACGCCGTCAACTTCCCCATCATCGTCAAGGGGCAGATGACCGAGCCGGAGGCGTTCGGCGCCATCGTGCTGCGGGCGAACCCCGACGGCTCCAACGTGCGCCTGCGCGACGTCGCCCGGATCGAACTCGGCGGCGACGACTACAAGTTCACCACCCGCCTCAACGGCGGCCCGGCGGCGGGCATCTCCGTGACGCTGGCGCCCGACGGCAATGCCATCGAGACGGCGAAGGCCATCCGCGCCAAGATGGTGGAGCTGTCGCAGTTCTTCCCCGACACGGTGAAGTGGGACATCCCCTACGACATCACGCCCGCGGTCGATGCCTCGATCGAGAAGGTGCTGCACACGCTGGTCGAAGCGGTGGTGCTGGTCTTCATCGTCATGTTCGTGTTCCTCCAGAACATCCGCTACACCCTCATCCCGACCATCGTCGTGCCGATCGCCCTGTTCGGCACCTGCACCGTCATGCTGCTCGCGGGCTTCTCCGTGAACGTGCTGACCATGTTCGGCATGGTGCTGGCCATCGGCATCCTCGTCGATGACGCCATCGTCGTCGTCGAGAACGTCGAGCGCATCATGAACGAGGAAGGGCTGCCCCCGAAGGAGGCGACCCGGAAGGCGATGAGCCAGATCACGGGGGCGATCATCGGCATCACCCTGGTGCTGATCGCCGTGTTCATCCCGATGGCGTTCTTCCCCGGCTCGGTCGGCATCATCTACCGGCAGTTCTCGATCGCGATGGTGACCTCCATCGCCTTCTCGGCCCTGCTCGCCCTCTCGCTCACCCCGGCCCTCTGCGCCACGATGCTGAAGCCGATCGAGAAGGGGCACGGTCACGCCAAGGGCGGCGTGTTCGGATGGTTCAACCGGTTCGTCGACCGGGAGACCGCCCGATACGGCCGCGGTGTGGCATGGTTCATCCGGAAGTCCGGCCGGGTGATGCTGATCTACCTCGTGCTGGTGGCGGGCGTGGCCTACGCCTTCATGCGCCTGCCCGAGGGCTTCCTGCCGCTCGAGGATCAGGGCTTCTTCACCGTCGATATCCAGACCCCGCCGGGCTCCTCCTTCAACCGCACGGAAGCGGCGGTGAAGAAGGTCGAGGATTATCTCCTGGCCCAGCCGGGCGTGGCGACGGTCACCGTCATCAACGGCTTCTCCTTCTCCGGCCAGGGCCAGATGACGAGCCAGGCCTTCGTCACGCTCAAGCCCTGGAGCGAGCGTGACGCGGCGAATTCCGCCGCCAAGCTGGTCGAGGGCACCAACAAGGCGCTCGGGGGCTACAAGGATGCCGTGATCCAGGCGCTGGAGCCGCCGCCGATCGACAACCTCGGCAACGCCTCCGGCTTCTCGTTCCGCCTGCAGGACCGGGCGCAGAAGGGCTATTCGGCGCTGATGGCGGCCCAGGAGCAACTGCTCTCGCTCGCCCGCAAGAGCCCCGTGCTGACGAAGGTCTATGTCGAGGGCCTGCCGCCCGCGCCCGAGGCCGAACTCATCATCGACCGCGAGAAGGCGGCCGCGCTTGGCGTCGATTTCGAGGACATCAACAACACGATCCAGGTCAATCTCGGCTCGGTCTACGTCAACGACTTCCCGAATCGCGGCAAGATGCAGCGCGTGATCGTGCAGTCCGAGGATCTCCAGCGCCTGCACGCGGCGGACCTGTTGAACTACTCGGTCAAGAACGCGCAGGGGACGATGGTACCGATGTCCTCCTTTGCCGACCTGAAATGGGGCGTCGGGCCGGCCCAGATCATCGGCTTCAACGGCTACCAGTCGGTGCGCATCACCGGCGATCCGGCCCCCGGCTACACCTCCGGCGACACCATCAAGGAGATGGAGCGGCTGATGACCTTCCTGCCGAAGGGCTTCGGCTACGCCTGGACCGGCCAGTCGCTCCAGGAGAAGGAGGCGGGCTCCCAGGCCTCGCTGCTGCTGGCACTGTCGGTGCTGATCGTGTTCCTGTGTCTGGCCGCGCTCTACGAGAGCTGGTCGATCCCGATCTCCGTGCTGCTCGTGATCCCGCTCGGCGTCATCGGCTCGGTGGCGGCGGTGTATCTGCGCGGCATGCCCAACGACGTCTACTTCAAGATCGGGCTCATCACGATCATCGGCCTGTCGGCCAAGAACGCGATCCTGATCGTGGAGTTCGCCCGCGACCTGTGGAAGCCCGGCACCAACATCGTCCAGGCGACGATCCAGGCGGCGACGCTCCGCTTCCGCCCGATCGTGATGACCTCGCTCGCCTTCATCTTCGGCGTGGTGCCGCTGGCGATTGCCACGGGCGCCTCCTCGAAGAGCCAGCAGGCCATCGGCACGGGCGTGATGGGCGGCATGATCTCGGCCACCGTGCTCGCGGTGTTCTTCGTGCCGGTGTTCTTCGTGGTGGTGATGCGCCTGTTCAAGCGCAAGGAGGTCGCCGCGGGCGAGAACGCGGAGCAGGTGCCTGCTCCGGCTCATCATGGGCACTCGGTGCCGGCGGAGTAG
- a CDS encoding putative L,D-transpeptidase catalytic domain (YkuD) (Evidence 3 : Putative function from multiple computational evidences; PubMedId : 16647082, 18456808, 17369299; Product type e : enzyme) translates to MPTRSWPNRSALPRLAATLALGGALAAAALVPAHANPLDSGLLADFINVFKTQAIPRDTVAYAGKEKPGTIVISTSQRRLYYVLGGGEAIRYGVGVGRQGFSWSGTKTVTGKKEWPAWRPPAQMLARRPDLPRYMAGGQDNPLGARAMYLGSSLYRIHGSNEPETMGAAVSSGCIRMTNKDVVDLYDRVKVGTKVIVKN, encoded by the coding sequence TTGCCGACCCGATCCTGGCCGAACCGTTCCGCGCTGCCGCGCCTTGCCGCAACGCTTGCCCTCGGCGGTGCTCTTGCGGCGGCCGCCCTCGTGCCGGCCCACGCCAACCCGCTCGACAGCGGGCTGCTGGCCGACTTCATCAACGTCTTCAAGACGCAGGCCATCCCGCGTGACACGGTGGCCTATGCCGGCAAGGAGAAGCCCGGCACGATCGTGATCTCCACGAGCCAGCGCCGGCTCTACTACGTGCTCGGCGGCGGCGAGGCGATCCGCTACGGTGTCGGCGTCGGGCGCCAGGGCTTCTCGTGGTCGGGCACCAAGACGGTCACGGGCAAGAAGGAATGGCCGGCCTGGCGCCCGCCGGCCCAGATGCTCGCCCGCCGCCCGGACCTGCCGCGCTACATGGCCGGCGGCCAGGACAACCCGCTCGGCGCCCGGGCGATGTATCTCGGCTCCTCGCTCTACCGCATCCATGGCTCGAACGAGCCCGAGACGATGGGCGCGGCCGTGTCGTCAGGCTGCATCCGCATGACCAACAAGGACGTGGTCGATCTGTACGACCGGGTGAAAGTCGGCACGAAGGTGATCGTGAAGAACTGA